In the Ramlibacter tataouinensis TTB310 genome, one interval contains:
- a CDS encoding DNA-3-methyladenine glycosylase translates to MSRPLVPEDFAADAPVVARALIGATLLVDGVGGIIVETEAYDRDDPASHTHGGPTPRNQSMFGPPGRSYVYRSYGIHWCLNFVCREEGHGAGVLIRALEPTHGLERMRERRGVQETRLLCSGPGRVGQALGITRALNAQRLDRPPFQVLAAPQRAPEVTVGPRIGISKAMDVPWRFGLAGSPYLSQRFR, encoded by the coding sequence ATGAGCCGCCCGCTCGTGCCCGAGGATTTCGCCGCCGACGCGCCGGTCGTGGCGCGCGCACTGATCGGCGCCACGCTGCTGGTCGACGGCGTGGGCGGCATCATCGTGGAGACCGAGGCCTACGACCGGGATGACCCGGCCTCGCACACCCATGGCGGCCCGACGCCGCGCAATCAGTCCATGTTCGGCCCGCCCGGCCGCAGCTACGTGTACCGCTCCTACGGCATCCACTGGTGCCTGAACTTCGTCTGCCGCGAGGAAGGGCACGGCGCGGGCGTGCTGATCCGCGCGCTGGAACCCACGCACGGCCTGGAGCGCATGCGCGAGCGCCGGGGGGTGCAGGAGACCCGCCTGCTGTGCAGCGGTCCCGGCCGCGTGGGCCAGGCGCTGGGCATCACCCGCGCGCTCAACGCGCAGCGTCTCGACCGGCCGCCGTTCCAGGTGCTGGCTGCGCCGCAGCGGGCGCCCGAGGTGACGGTGGGCCCGCGCATCGGCATCTCCAAGGCCATGGACGTGCCCTGGCGTTTCGGGCTGGCGGGCTCGCCCTA
- a CDS encoding ABC transporter ATP-binding protein yields MFRLFEKLLHPYPEAEPPLPPKRFLPFVWACTRGLRGYIAWLALLSATVSAYEAALFWMLGRIVDWLGNVQPARLWQEQGPLLLVLGLVLAASTGIVALQTIVKHQTLAINFPLRLRWNFHRLMLGQSMAFYADEFAGRITTKVMQTALAVREMVFTTTEVIIGVGVYFVTIVGLAGTFDARLMLPFAGWLVLYGISVWYFVPRLGRIGKAQADARAMLTGRITDAYTNISTVKLFSHTHREAGFARQAMREFQATGYRQMRLVSAFEIVNHALVVGLILAVTGFSLWLWTRGQVGVGAVAAVTAMALRIAGISHWIMWEMASLFENVGTVQDGIATLTRPRAVLDAPGAKPLRVTRGEVRFEEVRFGYGKPAPVIDHFNLTVRAGEKIGLIGRSGAGKSTLVNLLLRFYDPEGGRILIDGQDIAQVTQDSLRSHIGMVTQDTSLLHRSVRDNILYGRPTASQEEMVRAARRAEAHDFIQHLTDLQGRKGYEAHVGERGVKLSGGQRQRIAIARVMLKDAPILLLDEATSALDSEVEAAIQASLQELMQGKTVIAIAHRLSTIAAMDRLVVMDQGRIVEEGDHRGLLAQGGLYARLWAHQSGGFLGEDQYSGAEQAVK; encoded by the coding sequence TTGTTCCGCCTCTTCGAAAAACTCCTCCATCCCTACCCCGAAGCCGAGCCGCCGCTCCCCCCCAAGCGCTTCCTGCCCTTCGTCTGGGCCTGCACCCGCGGCCTGCGCGGCTACATCGCCTGGCTGGCGCTGCTGAGCGCGACGGTTTCCGCCTATGAAGCCGCCCTGTTCTGGATGCTGGGCCGCATCGTCGACTGGCTGGGCAACGTGCAGCCCGCGCGGCTGTGGCAGGAGCAGGGGCCGCTGCTGCTGGTGCTGGGCCTGGTGCTGGCGGCCAGCACGGGCATCGTCGCGCTGCAGACCATCGTCAAGCACCAGACGCTGGCCATCAACTTCCCCCTGCGGCTGCGCTGGAATTTCCACCGGCTGATGCTGGGCCAGAGCATGGCCTTCTATGCCGACGAGTTCGCCGGCCGCATCACCACCAAGGTGATGCAGACGGCGCTGGCGGTGCGCGAGATGGTGTTCACCACGACCGAGGTGATCATCGGCGTCGGCGTGTACTTCGTCACCATCGTCGGGCTGGCCGGCACCTTCGACGCGCGGCTGATGCTGCCGTTCGCCGGCTGGCTGGTGCTGTACGGCATCTCCGTCTGGTACTTCGTGCCGCGCCTGGGCCGCATCGGCAAGGCGCAGGCCGACGCGCGGGCCATGCTCACCGGCCGCATCACCGACGCCTACACCAACATCTCCACGGTCAAGCTGTTCTCGCACACCCACCGCGAAGCCGGCTTCGCGCGGCAGGCGATGCGGGAGTTCCAGGCCACAGGCTACCGCCAGATGCGGCTGGTCAGCGCCTTCGAGATCGTCAACCATGCCCTGGTGGTGGGGCTGATCCTGGCCGTGACGGGCTTTTCGCTGTGGCTGTGGACGCGCGGCCAGGTCGGCGTCGGCGCGGTGGCGGCGGTGACGGCCATGGCCCTGCGCATCGCCGGCATCTCGCACTGGATCATGTGGGAGATGGCCTCGCTGTTCGAGAACGTGGGCACCGTGCAGGACGGCATCGCCACGCTGACGCGGCCGCGTGCGGTGCTCGACGCGCCGGGCGCGAAGCCCCTGCGCGTGACGCGGGGCGAGGTGCGCTTCGAGGAGGTGCGCTTCGGCTACGGCAAGCCCGCGCCGGTGATCGACCACTTCAACCTCACGGTGCGCGCGGGCGAGAAGATCGGGCTGATCGGCCGCTCCGGCGCCGGCAAGTCCACCCTGGTCAACCTGCTGCTGCGCTTTTACGATCCTGAAGGCGGCCGCATCCTGATCGACGGCCAGGACATCGCGCAGGTGACGCAGGACAGCCTGCGCAGCCACATCGGCATGGTGACGCAGGACACCTCGCTGCTGCACCGCTCGGTGCGCGACAACATCCTGTACGGCCGGCCCACGGCGTCACAGGAGGAGATGGTGCGCGCCGCCCGGCGCGCCGAGGCGCACGACTTCATCCAGCACCTGACGGACCTGCAGGGCCGCAAGGGCTACGAGGCGCACGTGGGCGAGCGCGGCGTCAAGCTCTCGGGCGGCCAGCGCCAGCGCATCGCCATCGCCCGCGTCATGCTCAAGGATGCGCCCATCCTGCTGCTGGACGAGGCCACCAGCGCGCTGGACTCGGAGGTGGAGGCCGCCATCCAGGCCAGCCTTCAGGAGCTGATGCAGGGCAAGACCGTGATCGCCATCGCGCACCGCCTGTCCACCATCGCCGCCATGGACCGGCTGGTGGTGATGGACCAGGGCCGCATCGTCGAAGAAGGCGACCACCGCGGCCTGCTGGCGCAGGGCGGGCTGTACGCGCGGCTGTGGGCGCACCAGAGCGGCGGCTTCTTGGGCGAGGACCAGTACAGCGGCGCGGAGCAGGCAGTGAAATGA
- a CDS encoding PDDEXK nuclease domain-containing protein produces MAESKHKAVPHRPGQGAPRKARPPATPAANADYETIHGGIVDLLQAARIAAARSVNALMTVSYWEIGHRIVEAEQKGRRKADYGEVLIKRLALDLTARFGRGFGWRNLFQMRAFYLAWPGILQTPSAISASATPENLAALAGHFPLPWSAYVRLLSVKDEQARAFYQAEALRGGWSVRQLDRQIGSQFYERTALSRDKAAMLARGQAPRPEDALGTDAAIKDPYVLEFLDLKDDYSESELEEALIHRLQDFLLELGDDFAFIGRQKRLRIDDSWFRVDLVFFHRRLRCLVIIDLKVGRFSYADAGQMHLYLNYAKANWMRADENPPVGLILCSEKGAAEARYALEGLPNKVMASEYQTVLPSEAQIARELAETTRLLALRKPSGDGPSGLQGPGL; encoded by the coding sequence ATGGCTGAGAGCAAGCACAAGGCGGTGCCGCACCGTCCTGGGCAGGGCGCCCCCCGGAAGGCACGCCCACCGGCAACGCCAGCCGCCAATGCCGATTACGAAACCATCCACGGCGGCATCGTCGACCTGCTGCAAGCCGCCCGCATCGCGGCCGCGCGCAGCGTCAACGCACTGATGACCGTCAGCTACTGGGAGATCGGCCACCGCATCGTGGAAGCTGAGCAGAAAGGCAGGCGCAAGGCCGACTATGGCGAGGTGCTGATCAAGCGGCTCGCGCTGGACCTCACGGCCCGGTTCGGGCGCGGCTTCGGCTGGCGCAACCTTTTCCAGATGCGCGCCTTCTACCTGGCCTGGCCCGGGATATTGCAGACACCGTCTGCAATATCGGCAAGCGCGACGCCCGAGAACCTGGCGGCGCTGGCCGGCCATTTCCCCCTGCCCTGGTCGGCCTACGTGCGCCTGCTGTCCGTGAAGGACGAGCAGGCCCGCGCCTTCTACCAGGCCGAAGCGCTGCGCGGCGGCTGGAGCGTGCGCCAGCTCGACCGCCAGATCGGCAGCCAGTTCTACGAGCGCACCGCGCTGTCGCGCGACAAGGCGGCCATGCTGGCGCGCGGCCAGGCGCCCCGGCCCGAGGACGCCCTGGGTACGGACGCCGCCATCAAGGACCCGTACGTGCTGGAGTTCCTGGACCTGAAGGACGACTACTCCGAAAGCGAGCTCGAGGAGGCGCTGATCCACCGGCTGCAGGACTTCCTGCTCGAGCTGGGGGACGACTTCGCCTTCATCGGGCGCCAGAAGCGCCTGCGCATCGACGACAGCTGGTTCCGCGTCGACCTGGTGTTCTTCCACCGCCGGCTGCGCTGCCTGGTCATCATCGACCTGAAGGTCGGCCGGTTCAGCTACGCGGACGCCGGGCAGATGCACCTGTACCTGAACTACGCCAAGGCCAACTGGATGCGCGCCGACGAGAACCCGCCGGTGGGCCTGATCCTGTGCAGCGAGAAAGGCGCGGCCGAGGCCCGCTACGCGCTGGAAGGGCTGCCCAACAAGGTGATGGCATCCGAGTACCAGACCGTGCTGCCCAGCGAAGCCCAGATCGCCAGGGAACTGGCGGAAACCACGCGCCTGCTGGCACTGCGCAAGCCGTCGGGTGATGGCCCTTCGGGACTGCAAGGCCCGGGGCTCTGA
- the imuA gene encoding translesion DNA synthesis-associated protein ImuA: protein MSLSSPLPRCSSFSFLNRPDVWRLRELATESRTLPSGHPALAAQLPGGGWPLDGMVEVLQARPQQHVWQLLLPALVQAAGQQAGPVVLVGAPFEPFGPCLAAQGLACDRLLCVRADPPAARLWAAEQALRCAEVAAVLAWLPQAAAAELRRLHLAAQQRQRLLIVFRGLRARHQASPARLRLLAEGVEALQVHILKRRGPPLATPVVLPAWPARLAALLAARKGTGHDTAQPASLPDNRSLHALDRPLALP, encoded by the coding sequence GTGTCACTCTCTTCCCCGTTGCCCCGCTGTTCCTCCTTTTCCTTTCTGAACCGGCCCGATGTCTGGCGGCTGCGCGAACTGGCAACCGAAAGCCGGACCCTGCCCAGCGGCCATCCGGCGCTGGCCGCGCAGCTGCCCGGCGGCGGCTGGCCGCTGGACGGCATGGTCGAGGTGCTGCAGGCGCGGCCGCAGCAGCATGTCTGGCAGCTGCTGCTGCCGGCGCTGGTGCAGGCGGCGGGACAGCAGGCCGGGCCGGTGGTGCTGGTGGGCGCCCCCTTCGAGCCTTTCGGTCCCTGCCTGGCAGCGCAAGGGCTGGCCTGCGACCGGCTGCTGTGCGTGCGGGCGGACCCGCCCGCCGCGCGGCTCTGGGCGGCCGAGCAGGCCCTGCGCTGCGCCGAGGTGGCGGCCGTGCTGGCCTGGCTGCCGCAGGCCGCCGCTGCCGAGCTGCGCCGGCTGCATCTGGCGGCCCAGCAGCGTCAGCGGCTGCTGATCGTGTTCCGCGGCCTGCGTGCGCGGCACCAGGCCTCGCCAGCGCGCCTGCGCCTGCTGGCCGAGGGGGTGGAGGCGCTGCAGGTGCACATCCTCAAACGCCGCGGCCCGCCCCTGGCCACGCCCGTGGTGCTGCCGGCCTGGCCGGCACGCCTGGCGGCGCTGCTGGCGGCACGCAAAGGCACGGGCCATGACACGGCCCAGCCCGCCTCCCTTCCCGACAACAGGAGCTTGCATGCACTGGATCGCCCTCTGGCCCTCCCATGA
- a CDS encoding error-prone DNA polymerase, producing MPESPDKTFQTPWPEDGDLPPVLGDTPDPLPRYAELHCLSNFSFQRGASHPHELVERAYNLGYEALAITDECSVAGVVQAHIGLRDYLKDIAELEAKYPAEKRKRPFRLLYGAEFRFPEATLVALPRNTFGWGDLCEFITAARAPADKGEYVVGWECSDLALLAGCEILYVPRRDRPEAMDAQALQAGLQRAAGHFGPRLWLGVELPGELGDDLWLALLREAGGHVGVPLVACGGAVMHKRSRKNLLDVVTAVREGATVAECGFALQPNAQRYLHYRAHLAQVYPPGLLAATQEVARRCTFRLEDIQYNYPREPVPPGRTPMGQLVRLTLLGARRRYPDGAIDDHRKQIRHELRLIREKRYEMFFLTVEDIVRYARDQGILCQGRGSAANSLVCYCLGITEIAPEFASMLFERFISRERDEAPDIDVDFEHQRREQVIQYIYGKYGRERAAIAAVVVRYRTRMAIRDVGRALGVDARLVDAFAKDHFWFDKEVAVDRLVEVAQALGVEEAPHKLRLWLQLAGQLRGFPRHLSQHVGGFVLTQDKLTRLVPIEKASMPGRSVIQWDKDDLEAMNLLKVDVLALGMLSALRRCLQLANQWRGRSWTLQQLPKEDPAVYDMICRADTVGVFQIESRAQMSMLPRLKPREYYDLVVEVAIVRPGPIQGGMVHPYLKARERRRRGLPIHYIKHELAGPLGRTLGVPIFQEQVMQLAMVAAKFSADQADALRRSMAAWSRRGGVHRFREPLVEGMVGNDYPRDFAEGIFKQIEGFGEYGFPESHAAGFALLVYFSSWFKCHEPGCFLAAMLNAQPMGFYSPSQLIQDARRHGIEVRPVDVALSDFDCTLEPPSDLLPLPLPPGEGRGEGAPGQGNTLQPCVRLGLRLVAGLSTRGAQRIVAARAGGTFTSVEDLALRAALDLKDMNALSAADALSSLAGHRRQQVWAASATRHAPGLLSRAPVQEELLHLPAAPEGEDVVFDYAATGFSLRRHPLALLRPRLAAQGWLTAQALRELPHGSPARACGIVSMRQRPPTAKGTLFILLEDETGTVNVIVWDHVVQAQRDALLRSRLLAVEGVWQRDVDSGGRVRHLLARQTEDLTPLLGRLGRHGTRSRDFH from the coding sequence ATGCCTGAGTCCCCTGACAAGACCTTCCAGACCCCCTGGCCCGAGGACGGGGACCTGCCGCCCGTCCTGGGCGACACGCCCGACCCTTTGCCCCGTTATGCCGAGCTGCACTGCCTGAGCAACTTCAGCTTCCAGCGCGGCGCCTCGCATCCGCACGAGCTGGTGGAGCGCGCCTACAACCTGGGCTACGAGGCCCTGGCCATCACCGATGAATGCTCGGTCGCCGGCGTGGTGCAGGCCCACATCGGCCTGCGCGACTACCTCAAGGACATCGCCGAGCTGGAAGCGAAATACCCGGCGGAAAAACGCAAGCGTCCTTTCCGCCTGCTGTACGGCGCCGAGTTCCGTTTCCCCGAGGCGACGCTGGTGGCCCTGCCGCGCAACACCTTCGGCTGGGGCGACCTGTGCGAATTCATCACCGCCGCGCGCGCGCCGGCGGACAAGGGCGAGTACGTGGTCGGCTGGGAATGCAGCGACCTGGCCCTGCTGGCCGGCTGCGAGATCCTCTACGTGCCCCGGCGCGACCGGCCGGAGGCGATGGATGCACAAGCCCTCCAGGCCGGGCTGCAGCGGGCGGCGGGCCACTTCGGCCCCCGGCTCTGGCTGGGCGTCGAGCTGCCGGGCGAGCTGGGCGACGACCTGTGGCTGGCCTTGCTGCGCGAGGCCGGCGGGCACGTGGGCGTGCCGCTGGTGGCCTGCGGCGGCGCCGTGATGCACAAGCGCTCGCGCAAGAACCTGCTGGACGTGGTGACCGCCGTGCGCGAGGGCGCCACTGTGGCCGAGTGCGGCTTCGCCCTGCAGCCCAATGCCCAGCGCTACCTGCATTACCGCGCGCACCTGGCCCAGGTGTATCCGCCCGGGTTGCTGGCGGCCACGCAGGAGGTGGCCAGGCGCTGCACCTTCAGGCTGGAGGACATCCAGTACAACTACCCGCGGGAACCGGTGCCGCCGGGCCGCACGCCCATGGGCCAGCTGGTGCGGCTCACCTTGCTTGGCGCGAGGCGGCGTTACCCGGATGGCGCGATCGACGACCATCGCAAGCAGATCAGGCACGAGCTGCGCCTGATCCGCGAGAAGCGCTACGAGATGTTCTTCCTGACCGTGGAGGACATCGTGCGCTACGCCCGCGACCAGGGCATCCTGTGCCAGGGCCGCGGCTCGGCCGCCAACTCGCTGGTGTGCTACTGCCTGGGCATCACCGAGATCGCGCCCGAGTTCGCCAGCATGCTGTTCGAGCGCTTCATCAGCCGCGAGCGCGACGAGGCGCCGGATATCGACGTCGATTTCGAGCACCAGCGCCGCGAGCAGGTGATCCAGTACATCTACGGCAAGTACGGCCGCGAGCGCGCCGCCATCGCCGCGGTGGTGGTGCGCTACCGCACCCGCATGGCCATCCGCGACGTGGGCAGGGCGCTGGGCGTGGACGCGCGCCTGGTCGATGCCTTCGCCAAGGACCACTTCTGGTTCGACAAGGAGGTGGCGGTGGACCGGCTGGTGGAAGTGGCGCAGGCGCTGGGCGTCGAGGAAGCGCCGCACAAGCTGCGCCTGTGGCTGCAGCTGGCCGGCCAGCTGCGGGGCTTCCCGCGGCACCTCTCGCAGCACGTGGGCGGCTTCGTGCTCACGCAGGACAAGCTCACCCGCCTGGTGCCCATCGAGAAGGCCTCCATGCCCGGGCGCAGCGTGATCCAGTGGGACAAGGACGACCTGGAGGCGATGAACCTGCTCAAGGTGGACGTGCTGGCCCTGGGCATGCTCAGCGCGCTGCGCCGCTGCCTGCAGCTGGCCAACCAGTGGCGCGGGCGGAGCTGGACGCTGCAGCAGCTGCCCAAGGAGGATCCCGCGGTCTACGACATGATCTGCAGGGCCGACACCGTGGGCGTGTTCCAGATCGAGAGCCGGGCCCAGATGTCCATGCTGCCGCGCCTCAAGCCGCGCGAGTACTACGACCTGGTGGTCGAGGTCGCCATCGTGCGGCCGGGCCCCATCCAGGGCGGCATGGTCCATCCCTACCTGAAAGCGCGCGAGCGCCGCCGCCGCGGCCTGCCCATCCACTACATCAAGCACGAACTGGCTGGCCCGCTGGGCCGCACGCTGGGCGTGCCCATCTTCCAGGAGCAGGTGATGCAGCTGGCCATGGTGGCCGCGAAGTTCAGCGCCGACCAGGCCGATGCGCTGCGCCGCTCCATGGCCGCCTGGTCGCGCCGCGGCGGCGTGCACCGTTTCAGGGAGCCGCTGGTCGAAGGCATGGTGGGCAACGACTACCCGCGCGACTTTGCCGAAGGCATCTTCAAGCAGATCGAGGGTTTCGGCGAGTACGGCTTCCCGGAGAGCCATGCCGCCGGCTTCGCCCTGCTGGTGTACTTCAGCAGCTGGTTCAAGTGCCACGAGCCGGGCTGCTTCCTGGCGGCCATGCTCAATGCCCAGCCCATGGGCTTCTACTCGCCTTCGCAGCTGATCCAGGATGCGCGGCGCCATGGCATCGAGGTGCGGCCGGTGGACGTGGCGCTGAGCGATTTCGACTGCACCCTCGAGCCGCCGAGTGACTTACTCCCTCTCCCTCTCCCCCCGGGAGAGGGCCGGGGTGAGGGTGCTCCCGGCCAGGGCAACACCCTGCAACCCTGCGTCCGCCTCGGCCTGCGCCTGGTCGCCGGCCTCAGCACCCGAGGCGCCCAGCGCATCGTGGCCGCCCGCGCCGGCGGGACCTTCACCAGCGTGGAAGACCTGGCCCTGCGCGCGGCGCTGGACTTGAAGGACATGAACGCCCTGTCCGCGGCCGACGCGCTGTCCAGCCTGGCCGGGCACCGCCGCCAGCAGGTGTGGGCGGCCTCCGCCACCCGCCACGCGCCCGGCCTTCTCAGCCGGGCGCCGGTGCAGGAGGAATTGCTGCACCTGCCGGCCGCGCCCGAAGGCGAGGACGTGGTGTTCGACTACGCCGCCACCGGCTTTTCCTTGAGGCGCCACCCGCTGGCGCTGCTGCGCCCGCGCTTGGCCGCGCAAGGCTGGCTCACGGCCCAGGCGCTGCGCGAACTGCCGCACGGCAGCCCGGCGCGCGCCTGCGGCATCGTCAGCATGCGCCAGCGCCCGCCCACCGCCAAGGGCACCCTGTTCATCCTGCTGGAAGACGAGACCGGTACGGTCAACGTGATCGTCTGGGACCATGTGGTGCAGGCCCAGCGCGACGCGCTGCTGCGCTCGCGCCTGCTGGCGGTGGAAGGCGTGTGGCAGCGCGACGTGGACAGCGGCGGCCGGGTGCGCCATTTGCTGGCACGCCAGACGGAAGACCTCACGCCGCTGCTGGGCCGACTGGGCCGCCACGGCACCCGCAGCCGGGACTTCCATTGA
- a CDS encoding 2'-5' RNA ligase family protein, with the protein MQPYQQLAMPFPAEPSRRLFVGLQPDTATQRAIAAWRDGWAWAARPSLVPAERLHITLFFLGEVATRDEPALRQALAATPMPPLSLALRTPAVWRNGVAVLLPDEHAGLRAQRERMRQSLQRHGFACGADWQPHLTLARKAAGARPPAGPAGFAFTLYEFALVWSQLPPLVPAARHVVLARYPAGVPPVN; encoded by the coding sequence ATGCAGCCGTACCAGCAACTGGCCATGCCGTTCCCGGCCGAACCCAGCCGTCGCCTGTTCGTGGGCCTGCAGCCCGACACCGCCACGCAGCGGGCCATCGCCGCTTGGCGCGACGGCTGGGCCTGGGCCGCGCGCCCGTCGCTGGTGCCGGCCGAACGGCTGCACATCACCCTGTTCTTCCTGGGCGAGGTGGCCACGCGCGACGAGCCTGCGCTACGCCAGGCCCTGGCCGCCACGCCCATGCCGCCCTTGTCGCTCGCACTGCGCACGCCGGCCGTCTGGCGCAATGGCGTCGCCGTGCTGCTGCCCGACGAGCATGCTGGCCTGCGCGCGCAGCGAGAGCGCATGCGCCAGTCGCTGCAGCGCCACGGCTTCGCGTGCGGGGCCGACTGGCAGCCGCACCTGACCCTGGCGCGCAAGGCCGCCGGCGCCCGGCCCCCGGCCGGCCCGGCCGGCTTTGCTTTCACGCTGTACGAGTTCGCGCTGGTCTGGTCGCAGCTGCCGCCGCTGGTGCCCGCAGCCCGGCATGTGGTGTTGGCGCGCTACCCGGCAGGAGTGCCGCCTGTCAACTGA
- a CDS encoding sulfite oxidase → MFASQIDWRVTVTHDELKDEAVYDRDRLERHLWQIQRTTGLDRRKVLRLFASSLAVGAAGGMVPGSMRQASAQQALTPIVKPTPSDLFYTLGTNREMRWEAMRGQDYTVPNELFFVRNHTVTPRLAADTWRLQIFGSGVATPIELTYADLLDMESVTRTRAIECAGNARSFFGSQQGTPAPGTQWKLGAIGVAEWEGVPLWKVLKKAGVKQTAVDIMPQGLDNPVTGQGNVRRPLPIEKALDKDTLLVFRMNGEVLPPDHGHPVRLLVPGWGGISSIKWIGSIEVSETPLFSPWNTTQYRFFGPEYAPDFPPVTTHKVKSALELPFPATLQAGRNMLTGRSWTGSGKKIHRVEVSFDGGFNWVRARTSGPDKEQAWTRWTVMWDAMPGHYTVKVRATDSDGLVQPDSLPFNSQGYSFWAVVNHPVTVNA, encoded by the coding sequence GTGTTTGCTTCACAAATTGACTGGAGAGTTACTGTGACTCACGACGAATTGAAGGACGAGGCGGTCTATGACCGCGACCGGCTGGAGCGGCATCTGTGGCAAATACAGCGCACCACCGGCCTGGACCGGCGCAAGGTACTCAGGTTGTTCGCCTCGAGCCTGGCAGTCGGCGCAGCCGGAGGCATGGTCCCCGGGTCGATGCGGCAGGCTTCTGCCCAGCAGGCGCTCACCCCGATCGTCAAGCCCACGCCAAGCGATCTCTTCTATACGCTGGGCACCAACCGGGAGATGCGCTGGGAAGCCATGCGCGGCCAGGACTACACGGTGCCCAACGAGCTTTTCTTCGTGCGCAACCACACCGTCACGCCCCGGCTGGCGGCCGACACCTGGCGCCTGCAGATCTTCGGCTCTGGCGTGGCGACACCCATCGAGCTGACTTACGCGGACCTCCTGGACATGGAGTCCGTCACCCGGACCCGGGCCATCGAATGCGCAGGCAATGCGCGCAGTTTCTTCGGCTCGCAGCAGGGAACGCCAGCCCCGGGCACGCAGTGGAAGCTGGGCGCCATCGGCGTGGCCGAATGGGAGGGTGTCCCGCTATGGAAGGTGCTGAAGAAGGCCGGGGTCAAGCAAACGGCCGTGGACATCATGCCCCAGGGCCTGGACAACCCGGTGACCGGCCAGGGCAATGTGCGCCGGCCCCTGCCGATCGAAAAGGCGCTCGACAAGGACACGCTGCTCGTCTTCCGCATGAACGGGGAAGTCCTGCCGCCTGACCATGGCCATCCGGTGCGCCTGCTGGTTCCTGGCTGGGGGGGCATCTCCAGCATCAAGTGGATCGGCAGCATCGAAGTGTCGGAAACGCCCCTGTTCTCGCCCTGGAACACCACGCAGTACCGCTTCTTCGGTCCGGAATATGCCCCCGACTTCCCGCCTGTCACGACCCACAAGGTCAAGAGCGCCCTGGAGCTGCCGTTTCCGGCCACGCTGCAAGCGGGGCGCAACATGCTGACCGGGCGTTCCTGGACCGGCAGCGGAAAGAAGATCCACCGGGTGGAGGTCAGCTTCGACGGCGGCTTCAACTGGGTCCGCGCGCGGACCTCCGGTCCGGACAAGGAGCAGGCCTGGACGCGCTGGACGGTGATGTGGGACGCCATGCCGGGCCATTACACCGTCAAGGTCCGCGCGACCGACAGCGACGGCCTGGTCCAGCCCGACAGCCTCCCCTTCAACTCGCAGGGCTACTCCTTCTGGGCGGTGGTGAACCATCCGGTGACGGTGAACGCGTAG
- a CDS encoding rhodanese-like domain-containing protein, whose product MKKPTTKLYATTILAAALSAAFLPGTDAHAQTKILINPGDQGEQSRYSVYLSWKSAIEQALRKEKLADMNILLSTDAGADLGATRSKIPDVFIAPAHVIGSAVRYGYTPVLGIDRPVQAVLVTSADGAVDSLKALKGKRLGLPLQDSLVTYLLRGELNAANTTLKSHFATLYETRYQDALLLCLQVRRCDAVAVERSVFDRWAANGEKIKILMETRTAPALSVAIKNGTRPGVEALRAALATGPGVTQAGAALVPMAASDFDYVSTLGYFTPRSLPGATLLDAQGVKQLMEAGAVFVDTRTEVEFKAGHIPGAKLVPYVEKSAKDADFKAADDQFDLAQLPNDRGTPLIFSCNGAECWKSFKASHAALKAGYTRVHWFRGGFPEWRSAGLKIDTMH is encoded by the coding sequence ATGAAAAAACCCACGACCAAGCTCTACGCGACGACCATCCTGGCTGCCGCGCTGTCCGCTGCGTTCCTGCCAGGAACCGACGCACATGCCCAGACCAAGATCCTGATCAACCCCGGCGACCAGGGCGAGCAGTCCCGCTACTCCGTCTACCTTTCCTGGAAAAGCGCGATCGAGCAGGCCTTGCGCAAGGAAAAACTGGCCGACATGAACATCCTGCTGTCCACCGACGCGGGTGCGGACCTGGGTGCGACGCGCTCGAAGATTCCTGATGTCTTCATCGCCCCGGCCCACGTGATCGGCAGCGCCGTGCGTTATGGCTACACCCCCGTGCTGGGCATCGACCGCCCCGTGCAGGCGGTGCTGGTCACCAGCGCCGACGGCGCGGTCGACAGCCTGAAGGCACTCAAGGGCAAGCGCCTGGGGCTGCCGCTGCAGGACAGCCTGGTCACCTACCTCCTGCGCGGCGAACTCAACGCCGCGAACACGACGCTCAAGAGCCACTTCGCCACGCTGTACGAAACCCGCTACCAGGACGCGCTGCTGCTGTGCCTCCAGGTGCGGCGCTGCGATGCGGTCGCCGTGGAGCGGTCGGTGTTCGACCGCTGGGCGGCCAATGGCGAGAAGATCAAGATACTGATGGAGACCCGCACAGCTCCGGCGTTGTCGGTCGCGATCAAGAACGGCACACGGCCCGGCGTGGAAGCGCTGCGCGCCGCACTGGCCACAGGCCCCGGCGTGACCCAGGCCGGCGCCGCCCTGGTGCCCATGGCGGCGAGCGACTTCGACTATGTCTCCACGCTGGGCTACTTCACCCCGCGCAGCCTGCCTGGCGCCACCCTGCTGGACGCCCAGGGGGTCAAGCAGCTGATGGAGGCCGGCGCGGTCTTCGTCGACACGCGCACCGAGGTGGAGTTCAAGGCGGGCCATATCCCCGGGGCCAAGCTCGTCCCCTACGTGGAAAAGAGCGCGAAGGACGCCGACTTCAAGGCAGCCGACGACCAGTTCGACCTGGCCCAGCTCCCGAACGACCGCGGCACCCCGTTGATTTTTTCCTGCAATGGAGCCGAATGCTGGAAGAGCTTCAAGGCCAGCCATGCCGCCCTCAAGGCCGGGTACACGCGGGTCCACTGGTTCCGCGGCGGCTTTCCCGAGTGGCGCAGCGCCGGCCTGAAGATCGACACGATGCACTGA